One Pantoea eucalypti genomic region harbors:
- a CDS encoding PTS transporter subunit EIIC has product MKQLTSQIHAFGKALMMPISVIAAAGIFLGLAAAMQNPAVTGDAFAQMQIPQIIIGFIRKVAGALFANLPVFFAVASAIGLAKAEKPTAAFAAVIGYIVMNVGISATLAAKGITAATTTPAALQQAGMDQTTAMMTSAEYINMLGVFTYNMSVLGGVIAGLITVALHNRFYTQQLPTAISFFGGRRFVPIITVVCLPLIGVLLALIWPTIGNGIAWIGQMIGKSGQYGAFLLGAFERILIPTGLHHILNETVRFTPIGGMAVVDGQTVVGALNIFNASLTHPGSIPDETLRTATQFLAQGKIPVMMFGLPAAALAIYHTARPEHKQRVKALVMAGALTSFTTGITEPLEFCFIFVSPVLYLLHAFLTGLSFMLMSMLHLMIGNVQGGVIDLVVFGMLGGAKTHWWWTLALGVIYAPIYYYAFRLVITRMNVETPGRESEDEKPQQVIADERTQVIISGLGGQANIEDVDCCFTRLRVRVKEMNQVVDQTLMSTGANGVNRVSEHDIQVIYGPQVEKIANEVKMALGVA; this is encoded by the coding sequence ATGAAACAGCTGACCAGCCAGATCCATGCGTTTGGCAAAGCATTGATGATGCCCATCTCAGTCATTGCGGCCGCCGGTATTTTTCTCGGACTGGCGGCGGCGATGCAGAATCCGGCGGTAACCGGCGATGCCTTTGCGCAGATGCAGATTCCCCAGATAATCATTGGCTTTATTCGCAAAGTGGCGGGCGCGCTCTTTGCTAATCTGCCCGTCTTCTTTGCGGTAGCGAGTGCCATCGGCCTGGCTAAAGCAGAAAAACCCACGGCCGCCTTTGCCGCAGTGATTGGCTACATCGTGATGAATGTCGGCATCAGCGCCACGCTGGCGGCGAAAGGGATTACGGCGGCGACGACCACACCGGCAGCCCTGCAGCAGGCGGGAATGGATCAGACCACCGCCATGATGACCTCGGCGGAGTACATCAACATGCTGGGTGTCTTCACTTACAACATGAGCGTGCTGGGTGGGGTCATTGCCGGACTGATCACGGTGGCGCTGCACAATCGTTTTTACACGCAGCAACTGCCCACGGCGATCAGCTTTTTTGGCGGACGGCGTTTTGTGCCGATCATTACCGTGGTCTGTCTGCCGCTGATTGGCGTGTTACTGGCGCTGATCTGGCCGACCATTGGCAATGGCATCGCCTGGATTGGACAGATGATTGGTAAAAGCGGCCAGTATGGTGCTTTTCTGTTGGGGGCTTTTGAGCGCATCCTGATCCCCACCGGCCTGCATCATATTCTCAATGAAACCGTGCGCTTTACACCCATTGGCGGCATGGCCGTGGTCGATGGCCAGACGGTTGTCGGCGCGCTGAACATCTTCAACGCCTCACTGACCCATCCGGGGTCGATCCCCGATGAGACGTTGCGCACCGCCACGCAGTTTCTGGCGCAGGGCAAGATTCCGGTCATGATGTTTGGCCTGCCCGCGGCGGCACTGGCGATCTATCACACCGCGCGGCCTGAACATAAACAGCGGGTCAAAGCACTGGTGATGGCGGGCGCACTGACCTCATTCACCACCGGCATCACGGAACCGCTGGAGTTCTGCTTTATCTTTGTCTCGCCAGTGCTCTACCTGCTGCATGCTTTCCTGACCGGCCTGTCGTTTATGCTGATGTCGATGTTGCATCTGATGATCGGCAATGTGCAGGGCGGCGTCATCGACCTGGTGGTGTTCGGCATGCTGGGCGGGGCGAAAACCCACTGGTGGTGGACGCTGGCGCTGGGCGTAATCTATGCGCCGATCTACTACTACGCTTTCCGGCTGGTGATTACCCGAATGAATGTGGAAACACCGGGCCGGGAGTCGGAGGATGAAAAACCGCAACAGGTGATCGCGGATGAACGCACGCAGGTGATTATTAGCGGACTGGGTGGGCAGGCCAACATTGAGGATGTCGATTGCTGCTTTACCCGTCTGCGGGTTCGGGTTAAAGAGATGAATCAGGTGGTCGATCAGACGCTGATGAGCACCGGTGCGAACGGTGTTAATCGTGTCAGCGAGCACGATATTCAGGTGATCTATGGCCCGCAGGTTGAGAAGATCGCAAATGAGGTGAAAATGGCGTTGGGTGTTGCATAA
- a CDS encoding methyl-accepting chemotaxis protein has translation MSLKKSSLMIFSFLLALFLTSVAISTWLLIQSNHSLNAVNKEIRVVLSVIDPINHSRTLRVRLMEYMKEIEGSDANNPATLDSVRTVAGKADAAFQAYMNAPRLPGEEAEADAYSQAYLAYRQQGLQPLIDAAEAHDQVRFKSQIPNVVRLDRQYEIILDRVLAQHETYAKKLNSDAQSHFTAGITLLGLFGVLFFAIIIAIYIFMKRYVLSPLNDAQEHCKLIAAGVLDTTVPARSGSRSEIQLLMGSLEQMRSALTTIILQVRDSTRSVSTASQEIAAGNIDLASRTEQQAAALTETAASMEQLGATVKQNTENVFEACRLTSEAVKNAESGEKVSQEVVTSMALINASSKKIEEITTVIDSIAFQTNILALNAAVEAARAGEQGRGFAVVAGEVRNLAQRSATAAKEIEGLIAESVSIIHAGSDQVSRTGDAMSAIISSVSRVNLLMEHISTASDEQSRGIGQIEQAVTEMDSVTQQNSALVQESAAASASLEEQVQYLTQSVSTFRLATH, from the coding sequence ATGTCGTTAAAAAAATCTTCCCTGATGATATTTTCCTTCCTGCTGGCCTTGTTTCTGACCAGCGTGGCAATCAGTACCTGGCTCCTGATTCAGAGCAATCACTCCCTGAATGCGGTTAACAAAGAGATCCGTGTGGTGCTCTCAGTGATTGACCCGATCAACCACAGCCGAACGCTGCGTGTCCGTCTGATGGAATATATGAAGGAGATTGAGGGCAGCGACGCAAACAATCCCGCCACGCTGGACAGTGTGCGGACCGTAGCAGGTAAAGCGGATGCCGCATTTCAGGCCTACATGAATGCGCCGCGTCTGCCAGGCGAAGAAGCCGAAGCTGACGCCTATAGTCAGGCTTATCTGGCCTATCGTCAGCAGGGACTACAACCCTTAATTGATGCCGCTGAGGCGCATGATCAGGTGCGCTTTAAAAGTCAGATCCCTAACGTGGTTCGCCTTGATCGCCAGTACGAAATCATTCTGGATCGGGTGCTGGCCCAGCATGAAACGTATGCTAAAAAGCTGAACAGCGATGCCCAGAGTCACTTCACCGCCGGCATTACGCTGCTTGGGCTGTTTGGCGTCCTGTTTTTTGCCATTATTATTGCCATTTACATCTTCATGAAGCGCTACGTACTTTCACCGCTTAATGACGCGCAGGAACACTGCAAACTGATTGCGGCGGGTGTGCTGGATACCACGGTACCGGCCAGGTCAGGTTCACGCAGCGAAATTCAGCTGCTGATGGGCTCACTGGAGCAGATGCGCAGTGCGCTGACCACCATTATTCTGCAGGTGCGTGATTCAACCCGCTCCGTTTCCACCGCCTCGCAGGAGATTGCAGCGGGTAACATCGATCTTGCCTCGCGTACCGAACAGCAGGCCGCCGCACTGACTGAAACGGCGGCCAGCATGGAGCAACTGGGCGCCACGGTGAAACAGAATACCGAAAACGTCTTTGAAGCCTGCCGTCTGACCAGTGAAGCGGTGAAGAATGCAGAGAGCGGTGAAAAAGTCTCGCAGGAAGTGGTGACATCAATGGCGTTGATTAATGCCAGCTCGAAGAAGATTGAAGAGATCACGACCGTTATCGACAGCATCGCTTTCCAGACCAATATTCTGGCGCTGAACGCAGCCGTTGAAGCCGCCCGTGCAGGTGAGCAGGGACGTGGCTTTGCGGTAGTGGCAGGGGAAGTGCGTAATCTTGCCCAGCGCAGCGCCACCGCTGCCAAAGAGATTGAAGGGCTGATTGCCGAATCGGTTTCGATCATTCATGCCGGTTCTGATCAGGTCAGCCGGACCGGTGATGCCATGAGCGCGATTATCTCCTCGGTCAGCCGCGTCAATCTGCTGATGGAGCATATCTCCACGGCCTCTGATGAACAGAGTCGCGGCATCGGTCAGATTGAGCAGGCCGTCACCGAGATGGATAGCGTTACTCAGCAGAACTCGGCGCTGGTGCAGGAGTCTGCGGCGGCCTCTGCCTCGCTGGAAGAGCAGGTGCAGTACCTGACGCAGTCGGTCTCCACCTTCCGGCTGGCAACGCATTAA
- a CDS encoding YoaK family protein translates to MLTSTHGRSNSADTRLACTLAAAAGALNTAAFEIVGFFSANMTGNVSLLSDHLAKANLGPGLFFLSIVLLFIVGSLFSTLVINAGHRRNIRTIYAFVILLEGTALIALGVIENHFPPLSPGVVLITSLSFLMGLQNAVVTRISNARVRTTHISGTATDIGIEMAMLFEVLRRKTSPKDAPLYLDRLRLHTLTLLAFLAGGIAGIGLYRLLGYDFLLPVGFGLICLALNAIFTKPAKTAVVKM, encoded by the coding sequence ATGCTAACCAGCACCCATGGCCGCAGCAATAGCGCCGATACCCGACTCGCCTGCACGCTTGCCGCTGCTGCAGGCGCGCTGAATACCGCAGCCTTTGAGATCGTCGGTTTTTTTTCAGCCAACATGACAGGGAATGTCTCGCTGTTGTCCGATCATCTGGCAAAAGCGAATCTGGGGCCCGGCCTGTTTTTTCTGTCGATCGTCCTGTTATTTATTGTGGGTTCCCTGTTTTCGACCCTCGTCATTAATGCCGGGCACCGCAGAAACATCCGCACTATCTATGCGTTTGTCATCCTGCTGGAGGGCACCGCGCTGATTGCGCTGGGCGTGATCGAGAATCACTTTCCGCCGCTGTCACCTGGCGTGGTGTTAATCACGAGCCTGAGCTTCCTGATGGGGTTGCAAAATGCGGTTGTTACGCGGATCTCTAATGCACGTGTTCGTACAACCCATATTTCTGGCACAGCGACCGACATCGGCATTGAAATGGCGATGCTGTTTGAGGTGCTACGGCGTAAAACCTCGCCGAAAGATGCACCGCTATATCTGGACCGGCTGCGACTGCACACGCTGACATTGCTGGCTTTCCTCGCAGGAGGAATAGCCGGAATCGGGCTTTACCGGCTGTTAGGCTACGATTTTTTGCTACCGGTGGGGTTCGGCTTAATCTGTCTGGCGCTGAATGCCATATTCACTAAACCCGCGAAAACAGCGGTCGTGAAGATGTAG